DNA from Bradyrhizobium diazoefficiens USDA 110:
TCGAGCTCGATCGCCTTCGCGATCTCGCGTTCCCAGCGGTCGCCGTTGGCGAGCAGCTTGGCCTTGTCATAGAACAGTTCCTCGCGGGTCTCGGTCGCGAACTCAAAGTTCGGACCTTCGACGATGGCGTCGACCGGACAGGCCTCCTGGCAGAGGCCGCAATAGATGCACTTCACCATGTCGATGTCGTAGCGCACGGTGCGGCGGGTGCCGTCGTTGCGGCGCGGACCGGCCTCGATGGTGATGGCCTGGGCCGGGCACACGGCCTCGCACAGCTTGCAGGCGATGCAGCGTTCCTCGCCGTTGGGATAGCGGCGCAGCGCGTGCTCGCCGCGGAAGCGCGGCGAGATCGGGCCCTTCTCGAACGGATAGTTCAGCGTCGGCTTCGGCTGGAAGAAATAACGCATGGCGAGGAAGAACGCCGAGACGAATTCCGACAGCAGAAGCGAGCGTGCAGTGGCGTTGATGTTGATACCCATGACGGCCCTCACTTCGGCGCGATGCCGGCGAAGTGCAGCACACCGGCCACCACGATCACCATCGCCAGCGACAGCGGCAGGAACACCTTCCAGCCGAGGCGCATCAGTTGATCGTAGCGGTAGCGGGGCACGATCGCCTTCGCCATCGCGAACAGGAAGAACATGAAGAAGACTTTGAGCAAGAACCAGATGATCCCCGGCACCCAGTTGAAGGGCGGCAGGTCCACCGGCGGCAGCCAGCCTCCGAGGAACAGGATCGTCGCCATCGCGCACATCGTGACGATCGCGACGTACTCGCCGAGCATGAACAGCAAATACGGCGTCGAGCCATACTCGACCATGAAGCCGGCGACGAGCTCGGATTCGGCTTCGACGAGGTCGAACGGCGGACGGTTGGTTTCCGCCAGCGCCGAGACGTAGAACACCACGAACATCGGGAACAGCGGCCAGACGTACCAGTTCAGGATGGTGAGCTGCGGCAGCCCGATCAGGCTGGCGAGGCCGCGGACATGCTGGGCCTCGACCACGGCCGACAGGTTCAGCGTGCCGGCGCAGAGCAGCACCGTGATGATGACGAAGCCGATCGAGACCTCGTAGGACACCATCTGCGCGGCCGAGCGCAGCGCGGCCAGGAACGGATACTTCGAGTTCGACGACCAGCCGGCCATGATGATGCCGTAGATCGACAGCGACGAGATCGCGAAGATGAAGAGGATGCCGACATTGATGTCGGAGATCACCCAGCCGAGATTGGTCGGGATCACCGCCCAGGCGGCAAGCGCGAGCACGCATGAGACCAAGGGAGCAAGGAGAAACACGCCCTTGTTGGCGCCGGCCGGGATGATCGGCTCCTTCAGCACGAACTTCA
Protein-coding regions in this window:
- the nuoH gene encoding NADH-quinone oxidoreductase subunit NuoH, producing the protein MEFFESAFWTGFLWPLIIMVAESVLVLVVLLVAIAYILLADRKIWAAVQIRRGPNVVGPWGLLQSFADLLKFVLKEPIIPAGANKGVFLLAPLVSCVLALAAWAVIPTNLGWVISDINVGILFIFAISSLSIYGIIMAGWSSNSKYPFLAALRSAAQMVSYEVSIGFVIITVLLCAGTLNLSAVVEAQHVRGLASLIGLPQLTILNWYVWPLFPMFVVFYVSALAETNRPPFDLVEAESELVAGFMVEYGSTPYLLFMLGEYVAIVTMCAMATILFLGGWLPPVDLPPFNWVPGIIWFLLKVFFMFFLFAMAKAIVPRYRYDQLMRLGWKVFLPLSLAMVIVVAGVLHFAGIAPK
- the nuoI gene encoding NADH-quinone oxidoreductase subunit NuoI, with the protein product MNINATARSLLLSEFVSAFFLAMRYFFQPKPTLNYPFEKGPISPRFRGEHALRRYPNGEERCIACKLCEAVCPAQAITIEAGPRRNDGTRRTVRYDIDMVKCIYCGLCQEACPVDAIVEGPNFEFATETREELFYDKAKLLANGDRWEREIAKAIELDAPYR